A DNA window from Fusarium fujikuroi IMI 58289 draft genome, chromosome FFUJ_chr11 contains the following coding sequences:
- a CDS encoding related to cocaine esterase, with translation MAIETSPYVVAGIPVLLTPAVPNDSPNAKYNGIKPSVTILHKGHRKSPGFRPFPVDTIWERDITIPMRDGILLRGDVFRPTNSKGLPALIAFSPYGKSGDGFSALNHVEGRAGVPVEKLSGYESFEAPDPAEWTQHGYAVVNVTTRGIQGSEGHHKWHGKAEARDGYDTIEYIAQLPWSDGHTALAGNSWLATNQWFIAAEQPPHLTCILPLEGLSDVYRETLCRGGVPYLPFWSFLGNNLFSNNEREDVISMINKYPLMNDYWEDKRAKANLITVPAYVLASMSTGLHTVGSTRCFEDIPHEKKWLRMNATQEWHDLYRDDTNADLKKFLDFYMKGAENGWEMTPKVRISVIRYNQSPIENVPFNNWPIPETQHRTLWLSHNGALEAAQESVVPGKISYQSDAPALQEDDDPEFVEFSYTFTEKSTMIGPARAVLYMSCSDHDDMDVFVILRKADKDGNILRNYNIPIQDLVGVNDQKDVALINTLQYVGPTGVLRASHRALDPNLSKPHWPAHDHTKETKLQSSEVVKLEIGIWPSAIQFEAGEKLILRVAGHQMTLAEFEPLRGGFKTGNIGRHYLHLDSDNYPSRITVPLVEI, from the exons ATGGCCATTGAGACATCTCCGTACGTCGTTGCCGGCATCCCAGTCCTGCTCACCCCAGCTGTCCCAAATGACAGTCCAAACGCAAAATATAACGGCATCAAGCCCTCTGTCACCATCTTGCACAAAGGCCACCGGAAAAGCCCGGGTTTCCGTCCTTTCCCGGTGGACACTATTTGGGAGAGAGATATCACCATCCCTATGCGTGATGGCATTCTTCTCCGGGGGGATGTTTTTCGGCCCACAAATAGCAAAGGGCTTCCAGCTTTAATTGCTTTCAGCCCATATGGGAAATCTGGAGACG GCTTTTCGGCTCTTAATCATGTAGAAGGTCGGGCAGGTGTTCCAGTAGAGAAGCTTTCAGGCTACGAGTCTTTCGAAGCGCCTGATCCAGCGGAATGGACGCAGCACGGATACGCTGTAGTCAACGTCACCACCAGGGGCATACAAGGCTCCGAAGGGCATCATAA GTGGCATGGGAAGGCTGAAGCCCGCGATGGCTATGATACTATAGAATATATCGCACAGTTGCCATGGTCTGATGGTCACACCGCTTTGGCTGGCAACTCATGGCTCGCAACTAATCAATGGTTCATCGCAGCTGAGCAACCGCCACATCTGACTTGCATTCTACCACTTGAGGGTTTGAGTGACGTTTATCGAGAGACTTTATGCAGAGGTGGCGTTCCGTACCTCCCCTTCTGGTCATTCCTTGGAAACAATCTATTCA GCAACAATGAACGGGAGGATGTAATCTCCATGATCAACAAGTATCCTCTGATGAATGACTATTGGGAGGATAAAAGAGCCAAGGCCAATCTGATCACAGTGCCTGCATACGTGTTAGCAAGTATGTCGACTGGTCTTCACACTGTTGGCTCAACCCGGTGCTTTGAGGATATCCCTCACGAGAAGAAATG GCTGCGGATGAATGCCACGCAGGAGTGGCATGATCTGTATCGAGACGACACGAATGCAGATTTAAAAAAGTTCCTTGACTTTTACATGAAAGGAGCAGAAAACGGATGGGAAATGACTCCTAAAGTACGAATCTCAGTCATCCGGTATAATCAG TCACCTATTGAAAATGTTCCTTTTAACAATTGGCCGATACCCGAAACTCAGCATCGAACTTTGTGGCTCTCCCACAATGGCGCCCTTGAAGCTGCACAGGAGTCGGTGGTCCCCGGAAAAATCTCCTATCAGTCTGATGCCCCAGCCctccaagaagatgacgatccCGAGTTCGTCGAGTTCTCTTACACCTTTACAGAGAAATCTACCATGATCGGTCCCGCCCGTGCGGTTCTTTATATGTCATGTTCTGACCATGATGATATGGACGTCTTTGTTATCCTACGCAAGGCAGACAAGGATGGAAACATTTTGCGCAACTACAACATTCCTATCCaggatcttgttggtgtcAATGATCAGAAAGATGTTGCTCTTATCAACACACTGCAATATGTTGGTCCGACTGGCGTTCTGCGAGCAAGTCACCGGGCACTTGACCCAAACTTATCAAAGCCACACTGGCCAGCCCATGATCACACCAAGGAGACGAAACTCCAAAGCTCAGAGGTGGTCAAGTTAGAGATCGGAATTTGGCCTTCTGCTATCCAGTTCGAAGCTGGAGAGAAGCTCATTCTCAGAGTGGCTGGTCATCAGATGACTTTGGCGGAATTCGAACCTCTACGCGGCGGCTTTAAGACAGGGAACATTGGAAGACATTATCTTCACTTGGACAGTGATAATTACCCGAGTCGTATTACAGTACCATTAGTCGAGATATAA
- a CDS encoding dehydrogenase-like protein has translation MAKTIILITGLSFPSNTKSQQGLGYHVAADLLTSPDNHVILACRNPKSGTEALGNLKSLASTRGTASVVALDITSDISVKNAVDVVKKDFPHLDVLINNAGICVEPLGAKSPPLTEGLLTSFSTNVVGTARVTDAFVPLLSNSATKRIIFITSGSASLTYASDPTSHHHGPYMDAYRVSKTALNMLLVQYTTRFKGTGMIILGVNPGFCATDISGDPKIVLELGGIEPQEGAQIIAGAARGEKDDFAGKVVDANGILACT, from the exons atggccaagactaTTATCCTCATTACAGGTCTCTCCTTCCCATCTAATACAAA GAGCCAACAGGGCTTAGGTTACCATGTCGCCGCCGACCTCTTGACCTCCCCCGATAATCATGTAATACTCGCCTGTCGCAATCCCAAGTCGGGTACCGAGGCTCTTGGGAACTTGAAATCACTTGCATCGACTCGGGGAACTGCCTCCGTCGTGGCCCTAGACATTACCTCCGATATTTCTGTCAAAAACGCCGTTGATGTCGTCAAAAAAGACTTCCCTCACCTCGATGTCCTCATTAACAACGCCGGAATCTGTGTCGAGCCACTCGGTGCAAAATCCCCACCACTTACTGAAGGGCTACTCACGTCATTCTCAACCAATGTCGTGGGAACAGCCCGTGTGACGGATGCTTTTGTCCCTCTTCTCAGCAATTCGGCCACCAAgcgcatcatcttcatcacgaGCGGCAGTGCATCGTTGACTTATGCCTCGGATCCCACATCACATCATCATGGTCCATATATGGATGCCTACAGGGTTAGCAAAACAGCACTGAATATGCTGCTTGTTCAATACACGACTAGGTTCAAGGGAACCGGGATGATCATACTGGGTGTCAATCCGGGATTTTGTGCTACGGATATCTCAGGAGATCCGAAAATTGTCCTTGAGCTGGGAGGTATTGAGCCCCAAGAAGGAGCACAAATTATTGCAGGGGCAGCTAGGGGAGAGAAGGATGACTTTGCGGGCAAGGTAGTTGATGCCAATGGAATTTTAGCTTG CACGTAA
- a CDS encoding related to 7alpha-cephem-methoxylase P8 chain, whose translation MSSATEIPRGDITVPLNFYGPPADGSEPYFIVNKEDGNKPEFNFSDNSVDVTIHDIRSSENTFCIDHDAFQVVTDAPPPSEVIDFTDDEYIRANYYPEVKQSILEKLPGDIQIFIYDHTVRHQAEGGAQYRSLTRVHIDHTTNNAIRRMRQFFPTEADRLLQSRYHIVNVWRPLNKKPLESYPLAFASASTFDTADVILIQHRYKDGSIVTEVGLIKHSSSQAWYYSSGMADRERILLKFFDSDSLEEGSEIACKTPHTAFRDPRIKSSAVSISLT comes from the coding sequence ATGTCCAGTGCAACGGAAATTCCTCGCGGGGATATCACAGTTCCATTAAACTTCTATGGACCTCCAGCCGATGGCTCCGAGCCTTACTTCATCGTTAACAAAGAAGATGGCAATAAACCAGAGTTCAACTTTTCGGACAACAGCGTAGACGTCACTATACATGATATACGCAGCTCTGAGAACACTTTCTGCATAGACCATGACGCATTCCAGGTTGTAACAGATGCACCCCCGCCATCGGAGGTAATAGACTTCACGGATGATGAATACATCAGGGCGAATTACTATCCCGAGGTCAAACAATCGATCTTGGAAAAACTGCCGGGCGATATCCAGATCTTCATTTATGACCACACCGTGCGCCACCAAGCTGAGGGAGGAGCGCAGTATCGATCTTTGACCAGGGTCCATATCGATCACACGACAAACAATGCTATTCGACGTATGCGACAATTCTTTCCCACAGAGGCAGACCGCCTCTTGCAAAGTCGTTACCACATTGTCAATGTGTGGCGGCCACTGAACAAAAAGCCACTCGAGTCATATCCACTTGCCTTTGCGTCGGCCTCGACATTCGACACCGCCGATGTGATACTCATACAACATCGATATAAGGATGGAAGCATAGTCACAGAAGTAGGCCTTATAAAACACAGTTCTAGTCAAGCCTGGTACTACTCTAGTGGCATGGCAGACCGCGAGAGAATACTACTCAAGTTTTTTGACAGCGACTCATTGGAAGAGGGCTCCGAGATTGCATGTAAAACCCCCCATACTGCGTTTAGGGACCCTAGGATTAAATCAAGTGCTGTTTCTATTTCTCTTACTTAG